From the genome of Gammaproteobacteria bacterium, one region includes:
- a CDS encoding secondary thiamine-phosphate synthase enzyme YjbQ has protein sequence MRIHYGVEHVNTHTGLSIHNLMPAIKQHLAQSGIQNGVVTVCSRHTTTAITINEDESRLRDDIAAFFAKLVPASDRYLHNDIHLRDCPPDEPENAHSHLIAMLLGSSESIPLCNGELSLGQWQSVMLLELDGPRPRTVSIQIIGQ, from the coding sequence ATGCGCATCCACTATGGCGTTGAACACGTCAACACCCACACCGGCCTGAGCATACACAACCTGATGCCGGCCATTAAACAGCATCTGGCGCAAAGCGGCATCCAGAACGGCGTTGTTACTGTCTGCAGCCGCCACACCACCACCGCTATCACCATCAACGAGGACGAATCCCGCCTGCGTGATGACATCGCTGCATTCTTTGCCAAGCTGGTTCCGGCCAGCGATCGCTATCTGCACAACGACATTCATCTGCGCGACTGTCCACCGGACGAACCGGAAAACGCCCATTCGCACCTGATCGCCATGCTGCTGGGCAGCAGCGAGTCCATTCCGCTGTGCAACGGCGAACTGTCGTTGGGACAATGGCAATCGGTCATGCTGCTGGAACTGGATGGCCCCAGACCACGCACCGTCAGCATCCAGATTATCGGCCAATAA